The sequence below is a genomic window from Salicibibacter cibarius.
TCTTAAACGTGTGCATGGAGGAAATCATACACACACCGGAAAAATTCCGAAACGTCAAGGTGGCCGACTAAAGTTGCAAAGGGAAATATCCTCATTAAAAACGAAAATGCAAGAGCACATTGATCGTGAAGAATTTGAGTATGCCGCCGAGGTTCGCGATAAAATTCGGGAGTTGCAAGAAGCCAAGGAGAAGGAGGAGGGGCAGTAATGTCTCTGGAGCAATTTATCTCTAATGCCATTAGTCCGTGGATGAAAAATCCCGGCCCTGACGATGACATTGTCATGAGCACACGCATTCGGTTAGCCAGAAACCTTGAAGATTTCCCCTTCCCTTCTTCCACATCCCAAGATGCGGCGAGGGCACTTTATAAACATGTCTATGAGCGATTGTCCCAAACAAGCAAAGAAATGGTCGGGAAATTGATATGGTTGCCGATGGATGGGCTTTCAACAATTGAAAAAACCGTTCTTGTCGAAAAGCATTTAACGAGTCCGCAATTTGCAAAAGAATCTAAGCAAGGCGCTGTTGTATTGAATAACGATGAAACGATCAGTATGATGGTAAATGAGGAAGATCATTTAAGAATCCAATGTTTATCTCCCGGCTTTCAGTTATCCGAAGGCTATAAATCTGCAGATAAGCTTGATGATTGGATTGAATCCCATGTCACCTATGCGTTTGATGAAAAAAAAGGGTATTTAACGAGTTGTCCCACAAATGTGGGTACAGGTATGCGGGCTTCGGTTATGATGCACTTGCCAGCGCTTGTCACTACGCAACAATTAAATCGAATTTTGCCTGCCGTTAGTCAGTTGGGACTTGTTGTTAGAGGAATTTACGGAGAAGGCAGCGAAGCTAGAGGGAACCTGTTCCAAATTTCTAACCAGATGACGTTAGGCAAATCAGAAGAGGATATTATCGAGGAATTACGCGGCGTTGTGCTCCAACTGATCGAAAGGGAGCGAAACACCCGGCGGGAGTTGCTTAAGCATAATCAATTACAGCTTGCTGACCAGGTTCATCGCTCCTATGGTATTTTGGCAAACAGTCGCATCATAGAATCGAAGGAAGCCGGTAATCACCTGTCCACGCTTCGGTTAGGGATCGATTTGGATTTAATCCGTGGCATAGAGGGTAATATCCTTAATGAGTTGATGGTTTTAATTCAGCCTGCGTTTCTGCAACAGTTTGCAGAACAGGAATTAACAGCCGATGGCCGCGATGAGCGACGGGCAACGTTAATTCGCGAAAGGTTAAAGCTTGAAAATATACAAGACGGAGGTGGCGAAACATGATGTTTGGCCGTTTTACAGAGAGAGCACAAAAGGTACTCGCGCTCGCCCAGGAAGAAGCTGTGCG
It includes:
- a CDS encoding protein arginine kinase; the encoded protein is MSLEQFISNAISPWMKNPGPDDDIVMSTRIRLARNLEDFPFPSSTSQDAARALYKHVYERLSQTSKEMVGKLIWLPMDGLSTIEKTVLVEKHLTSPQFAKESKQGAVVLNNDETISMMVNEEDHLRIQCLSPGFQLSEGYKSADKLDDWIESHVTYAFDEKKGYLTSCPTNVGTGMRASVMMHLPALVTTQQLNRILPAVSQLGLVVRGIYGEGSEARGNLFQISNQMTLGKSEEDIIEELRGVVLQLIERERNTRRELLKHNQLQLADQVHRSYGILANSRIIESKEAGNHLSTLRLGIDLDLIRGIEGNILNELMVLIQPAFLQQFAEQELTADGRDERRATLIRERLKLENIQDGGGET